AAAGTTTCAGAATTCGTATCATTCCTTAGCTTCGAGTCCTTAGGTATATCCTTTGACGAAAGATTCACAAGCACATTAAATATCTTGGTGGACTTGAAACCAGCTTTGCCATGGGAAACAAAGGCTTCTCCAATATTTACACCattatagaaaaaataaatagtgcTGTCTCTGTACTTGTAAGGTCCAAAATTGGCGTTCTTAACACCAAATTCAGCATTCATTGTAATGTTGAATGAAGAATTTTCTGCATTTTTTGACAATACATCAAAGGTAGCTGACCGGATGCGAAACTTGGGAGTTCTGACTTTCATTATGTACAATGAAGAGAAGAGAGTGACTGCAATTTGAAACAGAGTAGAGAGTGCAACAAAAATTAAGAATTTCTTGCGTTTCTTTTTGCGCAGCTCTTTGGATTGTACGGAGTTGGCTGATTCTTCAGCTTGCTTTGCATGTCCGTTAGTCTGAAGTTGATGTTCCCCTTCTACAGCCATTTAGTTTCAAGTACAAGTAAAAATCTGATTTCAATAAAAAAGTATGTGGACTGAGCTCAAAGAATTTTAGTATCTGAAGACCGAGatataaaaaaggaaaattcTTGTATTTATATAGTTCAAAAAACAACTAGTAAGAGTAGGTGACAATTGGTAAGGCAAGTCTGATGCTTATTGTTACCTAACTACAAGGGGTTTATAAAGTCAAAGCGCGTTGAAATAAAGTGCTTCTTGTTGTGAAAAGAGTTTGCGTTAGCTATTAAGTGCTTGGGAAAGTGCAGGCGCGCGATTGGATGACATATCATGTCACATAAGGAATTTAAGAGGATCGACCGCATATATAGAAGCTTCTCATAAGTCAGCAGTTGAAAGTAAACAGCCACTTAATTTGTCAACTTCTTCTATGGTGCCACTACTAGAATCCTCAAAAATCAAACAGCCACTTAATTTGTCAACTTCTTCTATGGTGCCACTACTAGAATCCTCAAAAATCAAACAGCCACTTAATTTGTCAACTTCTTCTATGGTGCCACTACTAGAATCCTCAAAAATCAAACAGCCACTTAATTTGTCAACTTCTTCTATGGTGCCACTACTAGAATCCTCAAAAATCAAACAGCCACTTAATTTGTCAACTTCTTCTATGGTGCCACTACTAGAATCCTCAAAAATCAAACAGCCACTTAATTTGTCAAATTCTTCTATGGTGCCACTACTAGAATCCTCAAAAATCAAACAGCCACTTAATTTGTCAACTTCTTCTATGGTGCCACTACTAGAATCCTCAAAAATCAAACAGCCACTTAATTTGTCAACTTCTTCTATGGTGCCACTACTAGAATCCTCAAAAATCAAACAGCCACTTAATTTGTCAACTTCTTCTATGGTGCCACTACTAGAATCCTCAAAAATCAAACAGCCACTTAATTTGTCAACTTCTTCTATGGTGCCACTACTAGAATCCTCAAAAATCAAACAGCCACTTAATTTGTCAACTTCTTCTATGGTGCCACTACTAGAATCCTCAAAAATCAAACAGCCACTTAATTTGTCAAATTCTTCTATGGTGCCACTACTAGAATCCTCAAAAATCAAACAGCCACTTAATTTGTCAACTTCTTCTATGGTGCCACTACTAGAATCCTCAAAAATCAAACAGCCACTTAATTTGTCAACTTCTTCTATGGTGCCACTACTAGAATCCTCAAAAATCAAACAGCCACTTAATTTGTCAACTTCTTCTATGGTGCCACTACTAGAATCCTCAAAAATCAAACAGCCACTTAATTTGTCAAATTCTTCTATGGTGCCACTACTAGAATCCTCAAAAATCAAACAGCCACTTAATTTGTCAACTTCTTCTATGGTGCCACTACTAGAATCCTCAAAAATCAAACAGCCACTTAATTTGTCAACTTCTTCTATGGTGCCACTACTAGAATCCTCAAAAATCAAACAGCCACTTAATTTGTCAACTTCTTCTATGGTGCCACTACTAGAATCCTCAAAAATCAAACAGCCACTTAATTTGTCAAATTCTTCTATGGTGCCACTACTAGAATCCTCAAAAATCAAACAGCCACTTAATTTGTCAACTTCTTCTATGGTGCCACTACTAGAATCCTCAAAAATCAAACAGCCACTTAATTTGTCAACTTCTTCTATGGTGCCACTACTAGAATCCTCAAAAATCAAACAGCCACTTAATTTGTCAACTTCTTCTATGGTGCCACTACTAGAATCCTCAAAAATCAAACAGCCACTTAATTTGTCAACTTCTTCTATGGTGCCACTACTAGAATCCTCAAAAATCAAACAGCCACTTAATTTGTCAACTTCTTCTATGGTGCCACTACTAGAATCCTCAAAAATCAAACAGCCACTTAATTTGTCAACTTCTTCTATGGTGCCACTACTAGAATCCTCAAAAATCAAACAGCCACTTAATTTGTCAACTTCTTCTATGGTGCCACTACTAGAAATCCTCAAAAATCGATCGCTGCCAACCGATCGACCTGGGTCAAAAACTCGACCAAAAAATAAGCCGAAGTCGGTCGgctttgcaaaatatttttctttttagttttttatttatttttgaaatcggTCGAATTCGTTCGATTCTTTTTAGCGCCAAAATACAAGAAATTACTTTTACTTTAtgagaaattttattttcaagaaaccgaccaacttcgattgatttttcatttaaagtaaattaaacttaaaattaATATTCATAAAACCGACCAAAATCGGTCGGTCATTTTAAAAATTGATCGATATCTGTAGGTTATTTCCGCGCGAAAAtgtaattaaagagtataaataaaataaaagaaagtcttAAACCATAAAGTACCAATAgcctagtggtagaatagtattcATCCACAGTACAAACCCCAATTCGATTATAAGATGgtgtattttttaattacatattTTTTCAGTCAATTATTttttggtcggtagtggaatttaattgaccgaccaattTCAGTTAGCTCTATCGACCGCACGATTACTAATAACTACGAATCGTTCAGATTTTGACCGGTTTTTGCCAATTATCGATCAATCGGTCGATTTTGGTTGTAGATATTTGCCCTGTTTTTAGTAGCGTGCAAATTTCGAAGGGTAGTGACAATTGGTAAGAGATATTTGCCCTGTTTTGGTTGTAGATATATGTGTCCTAGCTACGGCCTTCATtaataaatttttctttgttttatttgtgAGCAGTCGCGGAGATATCCTTTTGTAAAATTAGTCATGACACTGCGTcgtaagaaaaattcatgttatATGTGTAGatagtagta
This DNA window, taken from Nicotiana tabacum cultivar K326 chromosome 4, ASM71507v2, whole genome shotgun sequence, encodes the following:
- the LOC142179949 gene encoding late embryogenesis abundant protein At1g64065-like; amino-acid sequence: MAVEGEHQLQTNGHAKQAEESANSVQSKELRKKKRKKFLIFVALSTLFQIAVTLFSSLYIMKVRTPKFRIRSATFDVLSKNAENSSFNITMNAEFGVKNANFGPYKYRDSTIYFFYNGVNIGEAFVSHGKAGFKSTKIFNVLVNLSSKDIPKDSKLRNDTNSETLTLTSKSKLEGKVALIFVLKKKKSTEMDCTITVGLADKVIRDIDCD